The DNA window TTAAAGTAGGCTAGGCTAAGGCATGATGTTCGCTAGGTTAGGTGTACTCTATTAAAATCAGCTTAAGATATTTTCGCTTCACGATAGGTTTATCGGAACGTAGCCCCAGCGTAACccggggagcgtctgtatatcaGGCATATAAACGCGGAGAATTTTGTGGAAATGTAGAAGCATCAATGAACTGGTATGGCCTGGGTGTAGCTAGGCTgtatggggcgggggggggtgggcaggtaCTCACCGGGGCCTTGGTGCTCTTGGTGTAAGGCAGGGGCATGGCCAGGTGCTCCACGTCACCCCCGCTGGAGCCCACCCGCGTGAATGAGTATGAGCCCCGGATGTAGGGATTGCTGCCCCAGGACGAGCGCAGGATCCTCCGGGGCTTTGGAATGTTCTGGTTCCCTGGAATGGAAAAACGAAGAGCATCGAAAAAATGGTTCAGACAGAGAAATATCCTTTCAATGCAGTAGTTTTGGAGATCTCTGCAAACTTGACGTGGGCCTCAACAAAGATTGTTCGCATGAAAAGGGGGGTATTTCTCATTTTTCCGACCCGTCATCATAATTAATtgtcataaataaatatacaccTTACAATGCGTGGGTACCCTGACACCTATCAGAATAATCAATGCCATGACAACCGACTGGCCAATCCACTGTTCCCAGGTAACCACTGTCCACAGAACGAGTTCCATCAAACACTCTGCTAACCTTCTTCCATTTCCCTCCTTCTCAGAGCCGAACCCAACCTAATCCCAGCGACAATGGAGGCAGGGAAACCGCACGCCCCGAAGTGCCACCCTCCCAGGAAGGATCCGAATCCAATTTCAGGCCACTAATTAATCGAGGCTAATCTCAAGGAGGGGGGCCAAGGAGGAATCAGAGTAGGTCGGCCCACTTCGGAGGTGACGACAGGGACCGCTCTGCGGCCCCGGGGGACAGCCGCACCAGAGGAGGGCTCCCTGTCTACCTGAAGTACTTCAttaacatcccccccccccatcaggaaACCAGACCGACCCCATTAATCTGTCCCTGAGGGGCTTACCTCACTCGAGGTCACGGCTCTGTGGTTATGGGATATCacacagagaccccccccccccccaggtcaccCCTCCCCATCCTAGACACCAAGCAAGCTAAGGCACTATAAAATACAGCATGCCCCCAGTCCGTGGCTTGGTATCTGCTCCAACCTGTGAACTTGCGGAGTAGTTCGGTGCAGATCTCCGCCACGGTCTCGTCGTCATAGCGCTCCATGATCAGCGCCTCCTCGCCGCAGATCCAGCCGCTCAGCATGTGGCCGTAGCGCTCGGGTGGGTACAGCACGTCGAAGCTGCATATCTTGCGGTACCACAGCTCCTCGGGGTAGACCGTCTGCTCCATCTGAGCCTCGTCCTCCCACACAAACTGGATGCTGTTGCACTCAGGACTCCAGAAGGGCTCGGCGAACTCCAGGAAGATCTTGTCGGTGGTGCTGATCCCCAGCTTCTGGATGGACTGTACCTTGTCCTCGGGGAGGCTGGGGGAAAACAGTGACTCGTGGCTCTTCTTCAGCACCCCCAGCGAGGCCGTGAAGATCACGTGGTCAGCGGCGATACACTCGCGGTCCTCGCACTCCACGCGGACGGGCCGGCCCGGCTGGGTGTCAGCATTGTGGTCATTGGTGTCGCCGATCTCTTCCCGTTGAGAGTAGTTCCAGTGGATCCGGCGGACTGGTTTGCCCAGTCGCACCAGTCGCTCCGGGATGCCCTGGGCCAGCAGCTCCACGATCTTGATGAAGCCAGCCGGGATCACGTAATGGGCTCCGGGGATCTCGGTCCACTCCCCAAACTCGCTAAGGGACACCTCATCCATACTGGGAGAGCTACTCTCACAGCTCTCCACCTGaatggggggagagggggttaAAAGTCACTTTGAGACTCTCCCTGATTCCCCCAACCACCCACTCCCGCTTTTTGAAGAATATACTCCACCCCCCATTTATAATATCACCTTGAGGGGAGAAGTTTTCCCTCCATTTTTCCACATCATTAACCCTTCTCACATGATGTATGACTGGGTGTGAATTTGTCTATATGGTACCCCTACCTCGTGTTGCCTGGGATAGGGTCCATCTCTCCACCCCCCAGAGATCTAAGCGGTTGGCAGAGGGCAATAATTATGCCCCCACCCACGATTTTCGTAAGAGAACCACAGTTTCACACACAGTTCACTCTATGCATCAACATTTCTTATTATGAGCAATTAAGCTAATCAGGCCACATGTTTAATTAAAGCATAATGAGGTAATTGTCACCATCTGAACGGATCAGGATGACTTTCCAGTCACGgtgaaaacaaaatgagaacGAGAACTTTGTCATTTCTGAGTCAGACCTCAGCCGGACCTGAAAGAATCAACTGGCCAATCGAGGTTTCTTCCGGCCATCAAATGTCAAAGAATGAACCAGCCTGAGGTAGGAACAGAAACTCTGACCCCTCAGCAGACCAGAACCTGACAGGCAGACATGCATATGGGTCCCTCACCAGAGGGATCACATTTTTTCTGCCATACATGCCGTAGCACTTAGCGGCTGGATTGTCGAGAATCGCTCACAGTTTCATTTGAGGCGTTGAGAGCTCTCCTTACTTCTGCTTCAAGTGCCCCCCTTATATGAAGAGCACTTATGCTCCGAATGGAGGCAGCAGAAAGCAACACGGGTGTGACAGCTACGCTGAGGCCGCCCCCTGGTGGAAGGGAGCGGCAGCACTCGCCTTCAGGTACTGCTGCAGCATGGACAGCTTGAGCCTCTTGGTGGCCTCCAAGTCGTCGGGGTCCAGCATGATCCTCTTGCGCAGCACATCGCGGGTGAAGATGCCCACGCTGTTCTGGCTCTCGGCTCCAACGGGCTTCCCGTTCTGGAAGAACTCCTGGGTCAGCTCGTAGACCTGCATCAGAGCCCCATCAGAGACGTCAGTGCCAAGGCAGTGACGCGGTGACACGTAATGGGACAAAACTGGCTAACTGGAACCGGTACCCAATTACCCCGACCCCAAAGTTACCCACATTATCGAACATTCCAAAAGCATGAGCGACCTTCACCATACTTTAAACCAAAGTATGCAGAGATGTATTCACTTTCCCAGCCATCCCCTGAGATCATGTTACTCCGAGGGCGAAGTTTAATGACATGATTAATTCACTGTAAGTCCCTTCCCCCAATGGTACAACAGCAGCTCCTCTCCCGGGATGCACCACATTAAACGTCACCTACGTTATGCTCTACATCATATTCCCTCTATCTTTTTGGATCATGTCTGGATCATAGGGTAGTCTGTGGCATTTTGAAGTGACCTAACTGCTTGTTCCCGGGGGTGATCCCATCTGAGCCATGAGTAAGATGAGAGCAAGTCGCCCCAGACCACCTGATGTGCCAAGAGCGAGGGCAGACCCAGTGTGGTTCTGGTGTGGTTCTGAGTATGGACCTCCTGAGTGTCCGTCAAtgccagcaggaggaggctgtCTAGAGTTGTCACAGACGGAAGAAGTTTCtccaaacaaaacacagacTTACACCCTTTGGACGCCTGGATATCCTCCGTTTTACGGACATGCCATCCCTAGCGGGGAAAATCGTTGGCATGGCTTCCCAAAACAAACCCGGTGTACCGGATGGAAACGGGGTGGCTTCCAAACCCTAGTAACGTGATGCCTGACTCTGGAGACCTGCTCTGCCTCCTCTATGGAACCACACAGAGGTGAGCATACAGTTACGGGGACGGATGTGGAGAAGCTAAATGGGGCTAAAGGAGTAGAGAAGGAAGCATTCATGAAATCTCAGGAAGGGAGTTACTGTTGTACCCTTTGTATATTTCAGTCGAACCCTAACAGCTTTCATACTTCATTGACTGATTTATGTTCCTTCCTTGACTGTGCCTGATCACAAGCTGCTGTTCGGATGGCTGCCCCCACACCCGTACCCCCACAGACCTCATTGTACCGGTCCCTGAACTCCTCCACCAAGTCCTTGGGGATGCGCTTGCCGCTGTTGGTCTGGTAGTGGGCCACGCCGTTCTTGGTATACAGGCTGATGCGGCCCACACTGCGCTCTCCATCCGTGGTGTGCTCCAGCAGGCCGTTATCCTCGGCCAGGTGAAAGATGGGGTTCCCGTGGGCGCCATGGATCCAGGTGGCTCCGAGCTCCAAAGTCGCTTGTCCTGAAGCGTTAAAAGTCAGTGGGATTAGCATTTAGCGTTAATTACTTAGCATTTAGCATCAATTACTTAGCATAATTAGCATTTAGCGTTAATTACTTAGCATAATTAGCATTTAGCGTTAATTACTTAGCATAATTAGCGGCAAAGCTCATACCTGTAGTGAGGAGGAATTAATACTTCAATACATAATCTAATCAAAGTTCATTGCAAATATATTTGTACTGTAATATGAATCTTGCTCAAGGGTGTAACAGCAAACCTCCCTCTATGAATCAGACTTAATTTAAAGTGAACAAAGGCGGAAGTTTTCCATGTCTGCACTTGTAGGCTTCACACAAAAGTCACCAAACGAAATCTGTCACTTAACCACTATCAAATATTAAGCCTcaaattaattatttagtcCTTAAAAACAGCAGCACACCCACCACGGCTAATCCTCCGTAGACCAAATGACATTAATGTCCGTCACACAGAATCACATGTGACCCTTACCGTTTTGAACACTTTGCACTCTACCGCCGATTCGGTCCGAGGCCTCTAGGACCGTGACATCGGTGAAGCCGTTTTCCAAAAGGGTTTTGGTTGCCGCAAGGCCAGCTAGGCCAGCTCCGATGACTACTATTCGAGGTTGCCGCTGACTGCGTAAGCCACTACTAAGGGGATCATCAGTGCTGTCTGAAGATATTTCACAACTTTGCATGCCTTCCGAGCTCTTCTTCTAGGGGTCCTGTTGAAAACGGAGAAACAGAAGAAGAAAGATGAttaataatatactcactctgtCCTCGAACAaactccattcatttcaatcCCACCCCTTCCACTCCATTGAAGGACTTCATGACGTCATCGCATTCCCAAAGGCGCGTTCGTCAGCCAAGGCATCATCGCATTCCCAGAGGTGTGTTCGTTAACCACCCATTCATTCCGCATCTCACAGCTCCCTCTGAAATAGCTTCCTTCGAAACGTCACACCACTAAGCTTTTCAATAACAGGGACAAGTTCATATTTGAATTCACACCAAGTGCTTTTAATTTCAAGGAACCTTAAATAAGGGCTAAAAAACGATCTGTACGCGTGAGCAGCCCGGAGCAGCTGCCCTACACTGCGTTGTGTTGTTTCCCATAAGTCCTCATACTTTGGATACTGACTCTACAGATTAAAATCAGGTGGGAAAAAATGGCCGTCATTTAGCGTGTGGCACAGGGAAATTAGAAGGTACGCTCGCGTGAGCGCTTGTGCTAGGTGCGAGGGCCGGGCACGTCCTGACGAGAAGCAGGCTCCGGAAGGAGGGTGTCACGCCagaaccgggggggggggggggagggggaccgGGTTTCCGTATGGGGTAGACTAAACAAAAGCCTCGTGTGAGAGAACAAGGGGCGGGAACGTCTGGAAGCCAGAATCAGAGCAACCTCGCCTCGTCTGCGGTGATGCGCCACgcagcaccacccccccccctccccgtcgtGCCCACCCTTTCATCGTCAAGGCAACACCGAGTGCAGGGCCACACACTCGGCCTGGCACAGATATGCGCAAAAAAAACACTTGCacacaaaaaataataacagtTGCAATTTTGCTTCAAAGAAACATATCCAGGTGGGAAAACCGGTCTTAGGCTTAGATTTCAAGCAATGTAAcggaaaatgaaaagaaaatgaaagatcaTACTCGGAGGAAGAAGCCTGTCATCTGCATGTTCTGTAAAAATGATGAGAGATGTGTGGATTTGAGCTAAatgacggggagggggggggggtggtcatgcACTACCGGTCACCAACTGGTTTAACCCACTTCCTGCGAGTCTGGCCCCCACCACGTTAATGCAGGCAATAATCCTACCCAAGGCAATAATCCTACGCAATTCCAAGGCTCATTCATCTCGAAGGCTTGGCAGCTATAAAGGGGCTGCCGTTGATGCAAACGTGCCCGTATTGCATTACTGCATTATGTTAATGCATGTTTTTCTTTACCCTGACCCAGACAAACAAACAGTCCTTTCTGGTTGCGAGATGCTCCGAGCACGGCGTGTGCGTTTTCACATTGACATGCGCGGTGTGAAGTCTCGCGCTATTAAATGCTGTCCTCATGGGCCGGCACGTTCTGTACCTGGCACCAAGCCACTTCTCATgcttttgtgtctttttttttgttttgttttaagtgGTTCCAAGCGAGTGTCGAGCCCCGGGGGCCATGTTTCGAACCCTGGACTGACACTCGGAAACCGGATGAAACTTGGAGCACAAAGCCAAGCATTGTCCCACACTCCTCGTGCCAGAGCCTCCAGTCGAGTGTGATGGCTGACCTGCCCTTTGTAAACCCTGTTGTACCCCAGCAGTGCACTAGATCCTCCCTTCTGGAGTATTTCTAAatgttaaccccccccccatccaaacgCTAGGGGCAACTGTGAATAAAACAGTGACGTATTAGCAGTCTGGCAACACTTCCAACTATAAAAACAAGAATGGTAACACCATTTTGCCGCGTCCCATTCATAAATCTCAGTTCCCTGGCTAACTGGCTTCTTGGGGGGTGGCGTTGCATGCCCCAAAATTCCCAGCAAAGCGAGAAGCCGCCTTTAACTTGTGTCATCATTTCCACCACCCCACCCTGCATGCTAGGCTCAGCGATGCAGACAGGGCAACTGGACCGGACACAGATAAACTGGATCCCCATGCGACCCGAAAGCGAAATGGGTCCCAAAGCCGGTACCATGTGATTTTAGCAAAGGCACAACAGCGTCCCTCAAAAACAAACAGCCAAAATGACACCGGGAAGAGGCAGGTTCTCCTGGCAAATGTGACACTGAGGCTGAATGTGTATAGATAGAAATACTCCCATATACCACATATTTAACTCACAGAATATCTAGGACATAACTTTGGATTGAACATGGGCGGGTTGAGGTTCCTACCCATTCATCATGACAATTTGATTATTTGTGGGGAATTGTATTGGCCGGTTCTGATTATCGAGGGGGTTACAACCCACCCCCATTTCCCCACAATTTAGCCCATGTGCAATATATCTGGCAAAGGGTTAGTCTGCTAAATGGCCTGAGGGAACTAATCCATCTCTTCCGATCGCAGGCGGTAACGTCTTTGAGTACCTGCATATATACAGAACTACTCAGCTCATTAGCCAGAGGAGAAAACACCTGATGGACAACGTCAGCGTCACAAGGACACCAAGCGTCCGCAGCGTGTCGGAGCGTCATTGCGTCACCCATTACGAGACCACAGGTGAAAATCCCCCTTCCCTACAATGTCCCTCTAATTTTAATTCAGGCTTCTGCGAGGACGTCCGCATCCAGAGGTCGGAAGGGTCCTCGGCGAGAGCTGCAGATTTGAGCGAGTCGATTAGCTTCACAGGAACAAACTTGTATTTGCTTTTCCCTTAAAATGAGGATTCACCTGCCTGTTATTGTTTCGAGGAAAAATGGGTCAAAAGTCACATctagaaatatttttttaaaaatctaaatGAAGCCCTGCTTGACTCAGTTCCACCCAAGCAAAAACCAGCCGTCACTTATCTCCTGCAGATAGAGGGTGTTCCTGTGGCCGGGGAACATCTCGGTGGTGCAGAGCACAGGAGCACACCAAGCAGGCCCAGATAAGGGCAAATTTAATGCCAGCACCAGACTCCGGGGTTAATAACAGCCGCaggaatataaaaataaaaacaggccGGGGGGAGATAAAGGGTAATTTGTGGACTAtcagaaaacaaaaactgaagaaTCGGGTTTTCCGAACCGTAATTTAAGAAGCATTCTGAGCTCTGCCAAAAGGTAGAAAACATCTACTggcaactgccccccccccccccccccccagccgatCTCATTACAGTGCTGGTTACTGCATTTAGCACGTCGAAGGCGCTCCTTCTCGCGGGATAGGAGACATTGCATGACCTAGAAACCACTATATCCACACATGCTGCTTTTCCGCTTTTCCACACCGCTAGGAGCGGATGAGTAGGTTCTTGAGGTGACCGTCTCAAGGATGACCAGCAGGGGTCGGTCAGCAGCGCCGGCCCTCTCTATATATTTCCATGCAACTGTCGCTAACAAAAGTCTTTCTTCAGTAGGGTCAGAAGGTGCAGCTGCCCCCTTTACCGTACCCTCTGTGGCGCCACTATCATCTTAAGAAACCGAGTGTACTTGGATGTCATCCTGACCAGCTGGCCATGTAAACATCCTCCCCATGCCCAGAGATGGAAATGCCAAATGTTATCCCTGTAACGGATCACTGCTGGACTGTACTGGCACACCTCGGATACCACGCACTGCCATCACCTTCGCCTCTTTGGGCGCCCAATTTCCCTCTCACCGGTGCAGGGAATATTTTCCCCTGTTTTTCCACTTTTTTACTAATATTGTTATACTTTTTAAATTGCAAAGTTATTTCCTGACTATGTTCTCGCTGGCGCTTAGCTCCGCAGACTTGGGGTCATTATGAAGTTGCGGGTCGCAGGTGTCCCGCATTGCCCCCCATTGTTAtgtgtcggggagggggggagggtccCGAAGCAGTCGCGCGCTGCGTCCCCGCGTCGGTTCGGCAGCCCGGTTCGGTTCGGCCCGCTCCCTTCCcggaagtcccccccccccctccgctgtGACAGTTCTGCCACGTAAAGCGGACTGACCTGCCAGCCGGCATCTGGGCGTCAGTACGGGGTTAAAAATTAACTACTTTTACTAAGCGCTCGCTCGTGTCACTTTGTCAGATAAACGCGAGGAAATTCCCCTTCTCGTTATTTTTCGTCACAGTTTCGGTGTTTCGTAAGTCCAATTATTACCAAGCATCCTATACTGTCAATATAACTAAAATACCGCGGATCGGCACATCTAACGAATATGTTCCTAAATTACATGTTTACATGATGAATAACACACTGTAATATGCATACGTTAAACTGCCGGACATATCGTATTTACAGCTGTCAGCTCTGTACTCTACGGCGGTGTTTACTAATTTGACGTTCGCCGTGTAACATAATATTTATAGACTGAAAAGCACGTTAATGAGATGCATAAAACACGAGCGCCGCGGAGCGTTGGGACTGACGCTACCTGACTCCGTTCGTCTTGGGGATGAAGCGCCTCGATGCTGCTCCTGTCCTTTGTGTTTCCCCGTCTCCGACTGCGCTTTGTATTTTCGTGTGCCTTAAAAACCAGAAGCAGCCAGTTCGCAGTCGCCCCTGCCTCCTCGCTAAATAAATATGAGGAGCGGTGACGCGCATGTAAAGACCAGCCCAGTATCGCCTTTACCGGCTCCGACCTGCCAGCACAAACACACCCCTGTGCCGCGGACTGCAAAGATCCTGTATTACAGCCATAAACACGCAGCTGTACTATAAACTAAAATCATTACGCGTGACACGTTGCAATAGTCTTGTGCAATGGACTGTAACTGCCCTGCAGTACAAACTGTAATACTCAGGTGCTACATAACGGAGAGGTCGTGTACTATGGAGCCTGATAGTCTTGTAGTAGAGACTGTAATGCTCCTCTACTCCGGACTACACGAGTGATGTCATCGTTCACAAGTGTCGTTTGTCAagaggaaatgaaaaataaggTCGCCTGCCCAGTCACCATGTT is part of the Paramormyrops kingsleyae isolate MSU_618 chromosome 25, PKINGS_0.4, whole genome shotgun sequence genome and encodes:
- the smox gene encoding spermine oxidase isoform X1 — encoded protein: MQSCEISSDSTDDPLSSGLRSQRQPRIVVIGAGLAGLAATKTLLENGFTDVTVLEASDRIGGRVQSVQNGQATLELGATWIHGAHGNPIFHLAEDNGLLEHTTDGERSVGRISLYTKNGVAHYQTNSGKRIPKDLVEEFRDRYNEVYELTQEFFQNGKPVGAESQNSVGIFTRDVLRKRIMLDPDDLEATKRLKLSMLQQYLKISGGWRDGPYPRQHEVESCESSSPSMDEVSLSEFGEWTEIPGAHYVIPAGFIKIVELLAQGIPERLVRLGKPVRRIHWNYSQREEIGDTNDHNADTQPGRPVRVECEDRECIAADHVIFTASLGVLKKSHESLFSPSLPEDKVQSIQKLGISTTDKIFLEFAEPFWSPECNSIQFVWEDEAQMEQTVYPEELWYRKICSFDVLYPPERYGHMLSGWICGEEALIMERYDDETVAEICTELLRKFTGNQNIPKPRRILRSSWGSNPYIRGSYSFTRVGSSGGDVEHLAMPLPYTKSTKAPPLQVLFAGEATHRKYYSTTHGALLSGQREANRLVEMYQDLYNAEIAKPNM
- the smox gene encoding spermine oxidase isoform X2 → MQSCEISSDSTDDPLSSGLRSQRQPRIVVIGAGLAGLAATKTLLENGFTDVTVLEASDRIGGRVQSVQNGQATLELGATWIHGAHGNPIFHLAEDNGLLEHTTDGERSVGRISLYTKNGVAHYQTNSGKRIPKDLVEEFRDRYNEVYELTQEFFQNGKPVGAESQNSVGIFTRDVLRKRIMLDPDDLEATKRLKLSMLQQYLKVESCESSSPSMDEVSLSEFGEWTEIPGAHYVIPAGFIKIVELLAQGIPERLVRLGKPVRRIHWNYSQREEIGDTNDHNADTQPGRPVRVECEDRECIAADHVIFTASLGVLKKSHESLFSPSLPEDKVQSIQKLGISTTDKIFLEFAEPFWSPECNSIQFVWEDEAQMEQTVYPEELWYRKICSFDVLYPPERYGHMLSGWICGEEALIMERYDDETVAEICTELLRKFTGNQNIPKPRRILRSSWGSNPYIRGSYSFTRVGSSGGDVEHLAMPLPYTKSTKAPPLQVLFAGEATHRKYYSTTHGALLSGQREANRLVEMYQDLYNAEIAKPNM